Proteins from a single region of Corylus avellana chromosome ca11, CavTom2PMs-1.0:
- the LOC132165548 gene encoding ras-related protein Rab11D produces MASDANQKIDYVFKVVLIGDSAVGKSQILARFARDEFSLDSKATIGVEFQTRTLVIQHKSVKAQIWDTAGQERYRAVTSAYYRGAVGAMLVYDITKRQTFDHIPRWLEELRGHADKNIVIILIGNKSDLEDQRAVPTEDAKEFAQKEGLFFLETSALQATNVETAFLTVLTEIFNIVNKKNLVADENQGNGNPSLAGKKILVPGPAQVIPTKSSMCCRS; encoded by the exons ATGGCGAGCGACGCGAACCAGAAGATAGACTACGTGTTCAAGGTGGTGCTGATAGGGGACTCGGCGGTCGGGAAGTCTCAGATACTGGCGAGGTTCGCGCGTGACGAGTTCAGCCTGGACTCCAAGGCCACAATCGGCGTCGAGTTCCAGACCCGCACCCTGGTCATCCAGCACAAGAGTGTCAAGGCCCAGATCTGGGACACCGCCGGCCAAGAACG GTACAGAGCAGTTACAAGTGCATATTACAGGGGTGCTGTTGGGGCAATGCTGGTTTACGACATTACAAAACGCCAGACCTTTGATCACATACCTCGTTGGCTGGAAGAGCTGCGTGGCCATGCTGACAAGAACATTGTCATCATACTGATTGGTAACAAAAGCGATCTTGAGGATCAGCGGGCAGTCCCCACTGAGGATGCCAAAGAATTTGCTCAAAAGGAAGGACTGTTTTTCTTGGAGACTTCGGCATTGCAAGCGACTAATGTTGAAACTGCCTTCTTGACTGTATTGACAGAGATCTTCAACATTGTCAACAAGAAGAACCTAGTTGCGGATGAAAATCAAGGTAATGGGAACCCTTCTTTGGCTGGCAAGAAGATCCTTGTCCCAGGCCCTGCACAAGTGATCCCAACTAAGAGCAGCATGTGCTGTAGATCATGA
- the LOC132165872 gene encoding ABC transporter G family member 1-like yields the protein MDSSNNVGCVTSKREGVFLTWKDVWVTVDDGKRGRLPILQGITGYAEPGEVLAIMGPSGCGKSTLLNSLAGRLSSNTQQTGEILVNGVKQTLAFGTSAYVTQDDTLMTTLTVREAVYYSAQLQLPDSMSTSEKKERAEMTIREMGLQDSMDTRIGSCNVKGLSGGQKRRVSICIEILTRPKLLFLDEPTSGLDSAASFHVMSRITKLARQDGRTVIASIHQPSSEVFELFSNLCLLSTGMTVYFGPVSMAEEFFASKGFPCPTLRNPSDHYLRTINKDFDADIEKGSDGTTSTEEVINILVKSYKSSRSFQQVQQVISKICQLQKGGTLEKKGSQASFITQCLVLTRRSFVNMYRDLGYYWLRLAIYTALCLCVGTIFYNIGFNFGSIQARGLMLMFIAAFLTFMAIGGFPSFVEDMKIFGRERLNGHYGVGAFVIGNTFSSIPYLLIISLAPGAIAYYLVERSFQHFAFFALLLFACMMLVESLMMIVASILPDFLMGIITGAGIQGVMMLGGGFFRLPDDLPKPFWKYPMYYISFHKYANQGFYKNEFKGLTFNSNQAGGPPISGDYILRNTWHVEMAYSKWIDLVILLGMVVLYRLMFWGIIKTVEKVKTVIKALVVVCPKHSKQSIETTSSEPSHEAKM from the exons ATGGATTCCTCAAATAATGTTGGTTGTGTGACGTCAAAGAGGGAGGGCGTTTTCTTGACATGGAAAGACGTGTGGGTTACAGTGGATGATGGGAAAAGAGGGCGCTTGCCGATACTTCAGGGGATTACAGGGTATGCTGAGCCCGGAGAGGTTCTGGCTATCATGGGGCCTTCTGGCTGCGGCAAGTCAACTCTTTTGAATTCTTTGGCAG GGAGGTTAAGTTCAAATACGCAGCAGACTGGGGAAATTTTGGTAAACGGAGTCAAACAAACACTTGCTTTTGGAACTTCG GCGTATGTGACTCAGGATGACACCTTGATGACAACACTAACTGTAAGGGAAGCTGTATACTACTCAGCACAGCTCCAACTGCCTGATTCAATGTCAACATCTGAGAAGAAGGAAAGGGCGGAGATGACGATAAGGGAGATGGGCTTGCAAGACTCCATGGATACAAGAATAGGAAGCTGTAACGTAAAAGGGTTGAGTGGTGGACAAAAGAGGAGGGTTAGCATTTGCATTGAAATCTTGACGCGCCCGAAGCTGCTTTTCCTTGACGAGCCTACAAGTGGGTTGGACAGTGCAGCATCTTTCCATGTCATGAGCCGCATCACTAAGCTTGCTCGCCAAGATGGAAGAACTGTGATTGCATCAATCCATCAACCGAGCAGTGAAGTTTTTGAGCTCTTCAGCAATCTCTGTCTCCTTTCCACTGGCATGACTGTCTATTTTGGCCCTGTTTCCATGGCAGAAGAG TTTTTTGCTTCAAAAGGCTTCCCATGCCCAACTCTGAGAAATCCATCTGATCACTACCTTAGAACTATCAACAAGGACTTCGACgca GACATCGAAAAAGGGTCTGATGGCACAACAAGCACTGAAGAAGTCATTAATATTCTCGTCAAGTCATACAAGTCATCTAGGTCATTCCAGCAGGTTCAGCAAGTGATATCTAAGATATGCCAATTACAG aaaggAGGAACTTTGGAGAAGAAGGGAAGCCAAGCAAGCTTCATTACCCAATGCCTTGTTCTGACAAGGAGATCTTTTGTAAACATGTATCGTGATCTAGGCTATTACTGGCTTCGCCTCGCAATCTATACTGCTTTGTGTTTATGTGTAGGGACTATATTCTATAACATTGGCTTCAATTTTGGCTCAATCCAG GCTAGAGGTTTAATGCTGATGTTTATTGCTGCCTTTCTCACTTTTATGGCAATTGGTGGATTCCCTTCTTTTGTAGAGGACATGAAG ATATTTGGGCGAGAAAGATTAAATGGGCACTATGGTGTTGGCGCGTTTGTGATTGGAAATACATTTTCTTCCATTCCATACTTGCTTATAATCTCTTTAGCTCCTGGAGCAATAGCTTATTACCTTGTTGAAAGGAGTTTCCAACACTTTGCCTTCTTCGCATTGCTACTCTTTGCCTGCATGATGTTGGTCGAAAGCCTAATGATGATTGTTGCGAGCATATTGCCAGATTTTCTCATGGGTATCATCACCGGTGCCGGAATCCAAGGCGTGATGATGTTGGGTGGCGGTTTCTTCCGGCTGCCGGATGATCTTCCTAAGCCTTTTTGGAAATACCCAATGTACTATATTTCATTCCATAAGTATGCAAACCAAGGATTCTACAAGAATGAGTTTAAAGGATTAACTTTCAATAGTAACCAAGCAGGAGGGCCACCTATCAGTGGTGACTATATCTTGCGAAACACCTGGCATGTAGAGATGGCCTACTCCAAGTGGATTGACCTCGTTATTTTGTTGGGAATGGTGGTTTTATATAGGCTCATGTTTTGGGGAATTATTAAGACTGTCGAAAAGGTTAAGACGGTGATTAAAGCTCTTGTAGTTGTGTGTCCCAAGCATTCGAAACAGAGCATAGAGACCACCTCATCCGAACCTTCACATGAAGCAAAGATGTAG